GTTATTGGCAGATCATGTGGCCAGGCTACTTCCATTTGCTTGCCATGACGATCAATCGTTCCTCGTCTGCAGCGTTTCAGTTCGATTTCAACATCAGtgctaaaaaaatataatggaGAGAACACTAAAAAGCTTTTAGTGTCAAGTATATAAGACTGCACCCAATCACTTCTCTGCAAATCACAACATCTCTTCTCCCACTTCGCCTTCGCCTTTCAAagcttttccttttcaaagcTACCTCATCTTTGAAGTTCTGAGAACCGATGAGATTTAGATGCGTTGCCTTGTTCTGTGCGCAATCTGCGCCTGGATTGCTTGTGCTGAAGACGACTGCAGTTGGGACATGTCAGTCGGCTTCTCTGTAAAGGGATTCGATGCGAAGGATGCCCCGAAGGGTTTCGTTGAAGCTGTGGAGAAGTTCCTCGCAGAAGAGCTGGCATgcatttcaaaattattccgTTGAGCCAATGGAACATTTGGAATTACAATTGATTTTGCAATTTGCTATCCAGCAAAgacaaaaatttcgatttttagcCCAAGGACAGTGATGTGACCACAGTagacttcaaagaaaatggcAAAACGTACGTCTACGTGAAGGTTGCAAAGGTAACATTAATTCAGCAAGTTCTCTTAAAACACATAGGGTACTTCTGCCGAAGATGTGAAACATTCAAGAAAGCATCCAGATCTATTGTGTTTTAGACGACGTGAATGAAAATCATTAGAACACTTAGATTTCTGTAGGGAAATTAGGGTTTTTGTAGggaattagaatttttaacTTATCAGTATTGGTGCACATTTTGTTTGCAATGGATTAGAAATGGACCAGGTTatcattttttgttgcttttttatttttatttatttctatttctggatCTTAGGTTAAGAGCTAGTAGATTACAGACAGCATTTAGTTTACAAAAGTTTACAGCTGGAGTTTATTTTGCTGCAGCTGAAAATTCTCAGCACGAGAAGAACGACTTAGTAATAATGTTCTTTGAAGGGAAAGAGTAATCCGGGTTCAATGGTGTTCGAAAAGCGGGACTCAGAACTGCTGGAGGGTAAAAGAGTCGATCAGAAGGCATTTATGTACCAACTGGCTCTCTGTCAGTGGCGTGGTATGAAGCCAAGAAAGGAGGAATTCAGCCTCCGCAAGTGATTGAAGATACCGAATGTggtattttagaaaataaaactggTTGAATTTGATTCTATTTCTTATCACATCTTTGTTTGTTGGAGGGTGCGTTATTCCACTCCTGAAACAATCTGCAATCTTTTGGAAAGATTGTGCAAAGCATTAGTGTGACTTACGCAAGTCCCAAAGCGCACTGTTAACGTAGACGCCGGACTGCATCCAGAGAACGCCTGTCTACCACGTGCAGCGAACAATCGCTTTTATAGGTGCCTCCTCTAAATTTATGTGGTTGTGTAAAGTATTTTTTGTGGGCGCgtgtggcgcaatcggttagaggtccgctgtagccacacggtcgatggtttgacATCGACCGTGTGCCAAACAAACCTTGGATTTCTcctggatcgataaattggtgccagacttctCCGGGAAGATGCAACACTAACCTGATGATCGGCTCGTCACTTCAAGTCGTTCCATGGGTCAACTCGCGTTCCAacacctcaacgattacgaattgccaTCGTAAAACTCGTTTTCGCATACCAAGTGGATTGGTACGCCAGCGACTTTATAAAGTATTTTTACTGAAATCCATTTCGttttcaagtaattttttgGTTAAATCAGGTTCAAATGGCATCGTACATTtgaatctttgaaaattctacGGGAAAAACACTACCTTCTATGAAAAAGAGCGGAGTATGTAGCATTTTTCAGTTGGTCATCATTGGTTTGGACGTACCGATAGCTTATGTCCTCTACATCCAGTTCAAGACTTCCACGCTTATACTTTTATTTGTAACGTTCAAAGAATAGATTGTCCTTTGAATAGATTAAGGATGCATGCTAGTCTAGTAgcattccttttcctttcgtttttttaggaaagGCGTACTTTTTAGGACGGACACACCCGGAGTGCTGGCATTAAGCGAATGAGCGTAACGGTAAGTGAGTCTCACAAGCAGCAGAAAATTCATCTCTTCACCATTCCGAAGAGGAAGCTCTAGGGATAGCGAGACGAGGAGCTCACAGTAATCCTGGATTGATTCAGTCCCCGCAGCTGACAAACGGCGGAAAAAGTAGGTTCCTGCGGAGATGAGAAAGTTAGGATGACACGATCAAACAAAATGGTTATTCTCAAATTTCCTGAACCCTTTGTGCCTACAGAAACATCAATTCAGATATGCTCAATGCAAAAACATCTGTACATCAACATAACTGAAATCGTTTTAGACTCGACCATGGGTGCTGCTCTAAAGGTTTTTCCTCCGTGTTCAGCATGATCGTTCAAAGTTACCCACAATTGACAAGCAGTAATCAAAATCGTTACAGACTGATTAGCAGTGAAACGTCTGTAGctctttattgattatttttaattaaaattaagtgAAAATGAGAGGTTTTAGACCGCTTGTGAAGTTAACTAAAAGAACGAGATTTCAGGTATAATAATTACAAATTGAATTTGTTGATTTCTTGAACGATTAGGGATTAAGGAATTTCGCAGTATGTTACTGCTTGTTTCTTCTCCCAAACACATGAAAAGTCTCGGTTCCTTCCATGTTTCTCCGGCTAGATCTTCCACTTGTCCAAGATAAACCACACAAGAAGCATACAGTTCAACTGGTTACTACAACAACATATGACAACACGATGCATATCTTAAGAAacctaaaacaaaataaaacaaataaacagttTGGAGGGGAAACAGTTTGGagggaaaaaacaaataaaataaacaataaacaataataaagaaacaaaaaataaataaaaaataaaaaccaaaataaacaGTCGAACCTATTCCGGCTGGACATTTCCAGCCGATTCCAACCACAGATCACTAGCAGAAACTCCCAATGGAGTTCAAACGTCGACTTTATACAAACTCTGCGGAACCTTACCTTCATCGCGGTTGTGAAAGttgagctaaaaaaaaacgagtatcTTACTACACTACAGATTGCTAAACCACAAATGTTGAAAAGAATGCTTAGCGAAGCTTTTATAATTCATCATACCAATATTTTGTGGTAAAACACTGCAACAGCTCCAGATATCAATGCaaaagagttttaaaaaagttgaca
This window of the Necator americanus strain Aroian chromosome III, whole genome shotgun sequence genome carries:
- a CDS encoding hypothetical protein (NECATOR_CHRIII.G13217.T1) encodes the protein MRCLVLCAICAWIACAEDDCSWDMSVGFSVKGFDAKDAPKGFVEAVEKFLAEELPKDSDVTTVDFKENGKTYVYVKVAKGKSNPGSMVFEKRDSELLEGKRVDQKAFMYQLALCQWRGMKPRKEEFSLRK